AGACTTCTGCGGCATTTGCTTATCGCTTATTGTTTATCGCCTATTGGTTCCTTGCGTCCCTACACATCGACGACCACCGTCACCTCGAATCCGTCTTTCTCTTCAGTAATCCGCAGATCGTGGAACGTCACCGCCTTGATGGGATTGGCGTCGGACGCTTCCCGTGTTCGGCCCTCCACGCGCGCCCGCAAGCTGGTTTCGGAAATCTCCGTGATCTCAAAGCGATTGTACGCTTCGCCCTTGGTCTCCTGCAGGTAGAGCAACTCGTTCAGCCAGTTGACCAGCAGCGTCTCCCGATCCACGCCCTCGACGGAAACTTCGCGCATGACGGACGGCTCGAACTGCGGCGCCGCCCCTCGCGGCCAGCACACTGCGCGTGCCGCGTTCAGGAACAACTCGGCGAGCGTCCGGCCCCGTATGCGGAACGCCCAGTCCGCGGTGTGCTCGATTTCCTCGAAATGCTCCATCGTTAGGAAGGAGCCTAGTCCGCCGTCTCAGGCACCGCGTGCGCGTGGGCCCGCCGCAACGGCAACAGCGCCCTCACGATGACGTACAGAACGGGGATGATAAAGAGGTTGAGGAAGGTGGAAACGATCATCCCGCCCGCCACCGTGGTTCCCACCGAATGCCGTCCCGCCGAGCCCGCGCCGGAAGCAAACACCAGAGGCATCACTCCCATGATGGTCGCCACCGACGTCATCAGGATGGGTCGCAGGCGCAGCCGCGCCGCCGCTGCCGCCGCTTCCAGCAGCGGCAGTCCGCGCCCCTGCAACTGCTCGGCGAACTCCACGATCAGGATGGCGTTCTTGCTGGCTAACCCGATCAGCATCACCAGTCCCACCTGGCAGTAGACATCGTTCTGCAATCCGCGCAGCCACTGCGCGCCCAGCGCTCCCAGGATCGCCATCGGCACCGAGAGCAGGATGATGAACGGCAGCACGAAGCTCTCGTATTGCGCCGAAAGCGTCAGGTAGACCACCAGCAGTCCCAGCGCGAACAGCAACAACGACTGCCCTCCGGATTCGATCTCCTCCAGCGCCAGCCCGGTCCACTCGTAGGAATACCCCGCAGGGAGCGACTCGCGCGCCACGTCCTCCATGGCTGCAATCGCCTGCCCGGAACTGTATCCCGGCGCCGCACTGCCATTGATCTCCGCCGTGCGGAACAGGTTGTAATGGCTCACGATGCTGGCCGTCGTGGTCTCCTTCACCCGGACCAGGCTGTCGAGCGGCACCATCTCGCCCGTCTCCGCCCGGGCATAGAACTGCTTCAGGTCGCGTGGCTGCGAGCGGAATTGCCGGTCTGCCTGCACGTACACGCGGTACGACCGGTTGTTGAAGTCGAAGTCGTTCACGTATCGCGAGCCCATGTAGACCTGTAGCGCCGACGTGATCTCCGTGAACGGCACGCCCAGGCTCTTGGCCTTCTCCCGGTCGATCTCCACCAGGAACTGCGGGTCGCGCGCGCTGAATGTAGTGAACAGACCTTGCAATTCCGGCCGTGTGCCGGCCTTGCGGATCAGCCCCCGCAGCGCGTTCTCCATGTCTTCCATGGAGCCCGCCGCAGTCTGCTGCAACTGGAACTGGAATCCGCCATAGGCGCCCAGTCCCTCGATGGCAGGCGGCGGGAACGGCACCACGCTCGCCTCCCGGATCCCGGCCAGCGGCCCGCGCACCGCGTTCACCACTTCCGCCAGAGAATGTCCTTCGCCCTTGCGTTCTTCGATGTCCTTCATGTTCATGAAGATCATCGCCCGGTTGGGCGCCGCTCCGCCGAAGCTCCAGCCCGGCACCGAGAACACGCCCGTCACGTCGGGGTTTTGCAACAGGATCTTGCCGGCCTGGTTGGCGACCGCGGTCGTGTACTCCAGCGACGCCCCTTCCGGCGCCTGCACCAGCACCATGAACCAGCCCTGGTCCTCGTCCGGCACGAAGCTGGTCGGCACCACCTGGTACACGCCATAGGCCGCCGTCAGCCCGATCAGAAATACCACCACCACCGGCAGACGCCTCCGCTCCAGCACCGGGATTAGATTGCTGTAGGCCTCGGTGGCTCGCGCCAGCCCCTGGTTGAAGCTGTTCAGCAGCGGATTCCTAGTTCCGTGGTAGCGACGCAGCAGCAGCGCCGCCAGCGCCGGCGAAAGCGTGAGTGCGTTGAACGCCGAGAGCGCGATGGAGAAGGCAATGGTCAGCGCAAACTGCTGGTAGAGCCGTCCCGTGGTGCCGGGAAAGAACCCCACCGGCACGAACACTGCGACCAGGACCAGCGAGGTCGCGATCACCGCTCCCGTCACCTCGCTCATCGCCACCTGCGTGGCGCGCCGGGCATCCGCCATGCCCTCCTGGATGTGCCGCTCCACGTTCTCGATCACCACGATGGCGTCGTCCACCACCAGCCCCGTCGCCAGCGTGATGCCGAACAGCGTCAGCGTGTTGATGGAGAACCCGAACAGCTTGGCGAAGGCGAACGTCCCGATCAGCGACACCGGGATGGTCACGGCCGGAATCAGGGTGCTCCGCCACGTCTGCAGGAAAAGGAAGATGACCAGGATGACGATCACGATGGCTTCCGCCAGCGTCTTCAGCACCTCGCGGATCGACTGTCCCACCGCGGCCGTGGTATCGAACGCGATCTGGTACTTCAGCCCTGGTGGGAACTGCTTAGCCAGGCGGTCCAGCTCCTGCCGCACTCCCGCCGCCACTTCCAGCGCGTTGGCGTTGGAGAGCTGCATCACGCCCAACCCCAGCGCCGGATACCCGTTGTAGAAAAGGTTGGAGTCGTAGCTCTCGGCGCCCAGTTCGGCCCGGCCGACGTCGCGCAACTGCACCAGCGAGCCGTCCTCCCCCCGCTTGAGCACGATGTTTTCGAACTCGCTCGGCTCGGTCAGCCGTCCGACCGCGCGCACGCTGATCTGGAACTGCTGTCCAGCGATTGTCGGCGACTGTCCCACCTGCCCGGCCGCCACCTGCACGTTCTGTTCCCGCAGCGCCGCCACCACGTCGCCCGCGGTCAGTTTGCGCTTGGCCAGCCGCAGCGGGTCCAGCCACAGGCGCATGGCGTACTTGCGCTCCCCGAAGATCATCACGTCGCCCACGCCCTTCACGCGTTTCAGCGGGTCGCGGACGTACACGTCCAGGTAGTTGCTGATGAACTGGCTGTCGTAGCGCCCGTCTTCGGAATACACCCCGACGGCCAGCACGAACGACCCGGAGTTCTTGAAGATGCCGATGCCGGTCGTCTGGACCTCGGCCGGCAGGCGTCCGAGCACGGTGGAGGCGCGGTTCTGCACGTCCACCGCGGCGATATCCAGATTCCGGTCGAGTGCGAACGTGGCCGTCACCGAGCTCGAGCCGTCGTTGCCGCTCGTCGAGCTCATGTACCGCATGCCCTCGGAGCCGTTAATGGCCTGCTCCAGCAGCGTGGTGACGCTGGTCTCCACCGCCTGGGCGTTTGCCCCCGTGTAGTTTGCAAACACACTCACCTGCGGCGGCGCCAGCACCGGATACTGCGCCACCGGCAACCTGGGAATGGCGGTCGCGCCCGCCAGAATGATCAGCAGCGAGCACACCGTCGCAAACACCGGCCGCCGTATGAAGAAATTGACGAACATACCTGTTTTTGTCTAATCAATCCCCTTTTGCCCGCTGATCTCACAAGATCCAGCGTGCGTCCCCGGCCGCCTAGACGTACGGGATGGCCACCAGTCTCCAAGCGGAACCCTCACGTCGAAAATGGAACTCCAGAGTCTCCGCATCTGAACAGTCGGAATTGATCGCTCGTGCTGTCATCCGGACCTGCCGGCCACCCTCGTAATCATAGGCCACCGTTTCCACTAGCACCTGGTTGGGGTTCGAGAGGATCTCCCGGTAGGAGCACACCTTGCTTGGTCCATGATCGGCTCCTACAGCCCGTGCTACCTCGTGTCTTAGACACTCGGAATTGAATAACAGACAGAAGGTTCCGCGTCTCTGCGCAAATTCCTGGGCAAGCTCACGCCGGCTCGACGCTGGTGAATCGACACCAACGTAGACGCCCCTCTTGGACACATAGGCAAGGAAATCTCGAGGCTTACCCTCCCTAATCACGAAGAGGAACTTTTCCTCCAACTTCTTCAGGTCGGGATCTACTCGCTGTGCCGCCGGTGCTTGGGACGGAGACGGGGAGGCCACTCTCATGTCTCGCCGCGGAGACCTACCGGCTGCAGTGCTTTCCGGGAAACGAGGTTCAGATGAATTCGTCGAACAGGCGAGCACCGCTAAGATCGCTAAGCTAGGGCCAAGCAGCCATGCAGCCTTGCCAGATAATCCGGTGGCCGCTTGTCCTCCTCGCATCATTCCCAAATTCTCTCCACTCGCCCACTGAATGCCCGATATGCCGTTTGTCCGCGACCCGAGCGCAGCGAGGGAGCGCAAGCCCCGTCAGGGGCGGGCCGAAAGTAGCCCAGGGCGAAGGGCATGCGGGAGCTTGCTCCCGCATGCGTGTGAGCCCTGGGTAGCGTGCCCCACGACCATTGCGTGGCCCTCGCTCCGACGAGTCCGCCAACGGCGGACGAGGAAGGCGCGAGGGCCCCGCACACGCGAACTACTCCGCCGTTACCGCCACTCCGTCCGCCAGCATCTGCACCCCGGTGACAATCACTTTCTCGCCCGGCTGGATCCCCTCCAGCACCACGTACCGGTTCCCGAAGATCTCTCCCAGCCGCACCGCCCTCTGCCGGGCCACGGTCTGCTTCCCGTCGCTCTCCGCCACAAACGCGAATGTCTGTCCGGTCACGCGCTGCACCGCGGTGATGGGAAGCAACACGCGCTCACCCTCGCTCCACACCACTCGCGCGCGCACCACCTCGTCATTGCGGAAGCGTCCCTGCGGATTGGGCACAGCCGCCTTGATCAGCAACAACTGCGTGACGTCTTCCACCCGCGGGGAGACGAACGTGGTCATGGTGCGGACCGATGCCTGCTCACCGGGCATTACGATCTCCACCGGCGTCCCAGGCTTCACGGCCGACGCTTTCTCCGCCGGGATCGAGATGTAGGCTTCGAGGTCGCCGCCCTCGTCGAGCGTCGTCAGCACCGTGTCGGTGTTGACGCGATCGCCCACGCGCACGGGAATGTCGCCGATCATGCCCGCCGCCGGCGCCGTGACCGTGTAGTAGCGCAACTGCACTTTCTGCTCGCTCACGGACGCTTCCAGCGCATCCACCTCCGCCTTGGAGGCGTCATACGCCGTTTGCGCCTGGTCCAGTTCCTGTTGGCTGATCACTCCGGCGGCGAACAACTGTTTACGCCGTTCCAGTTCCTGCCGGTTGTACTCCAGCGCCGCCCGGCGGGCTCGCTGGTTTGCCTCCTGCGCCGTGAGTGTCGCTTCCTGCTTCCGCGGATCGATTTCCAGCAGCGGCGCTCCCGCTGCCACCCGGCTTCCGGAGTGCACGAAGATACGCGTGATCTGCCCCTCGACCTCCGGCTGGATCACCGCCGACCGCCGCGATTTCAGCGTCGCGATGTACTCGGTGAAATCCGGCACGCGCTCCCTCGTTGCCGTCTCCACCTTCACCGCCACCGCCTGCGGGCCGGTCTCCCCGCCTCCCTCCGCCTTCCGGCTGCATCCGACCGTTGCGCCCGCCAGTGCCAGCAGGACACACCACCACGCCGCGTTGGCTACGATCCGCCGCTGGGACCAGGAAAACCTCATGCCCGTTGCCTACGATTGCACCACGAATCCACCTGCGCGTCGAGCGCTCGCTGCCACAGGATGTTTAACTGCCTCCAAGAGATCCCTTTAATCCTCTGCTGCTTAGCACGTGCCTAGCCCGGCCGGGGTTTCGCGTCACCAATACTGGTGAGCGTGGTCACATTCCGCCTTCGGGGCCCTGTTGGAAGATGGATTTGGTGAAGTCAGGCCCGGTCGGCGATGAGGGTTGCATCGCATGGCCGTGCCTCCCGCGTGGACACAGCATGGAGGCCCACGATGGGCAAAGCCATCCTCTATGACGCCACCCTGTGCATCGGGTGCCGGGCTTGCGAGCAGGCCTGCGCCGAGCACAACCGGCTCCCCTACAACGAGGCCATCGCCACCGAGGAGATCACCTCGGAGCACAAGTTCACGTCCATCCTGACCCGCGGCGAGAACTACATGCGGCGGATGTGCATGCACTGCCAGGATCCGACCTGCGCTTCGGTGTGTCCGGTCGGCGCCCTGCGCAAGACGGAACTCGGCCCCGTCACCTACGACGAGAGCCGTTGTATCGGCTGCCGTTACTGCATGGTCGCTTGCCCCTTCAGCGTCCCCAAGTACGAGTGGAGCAAGGTGCTCCCGGGCGTGCGCAAGTGCACCATGTGCGCCGACCGCGTGGCCGCCGGGCTGCCTACCGCCTGCACTGAGGCGTGTCCCACCGGCGCCACCAAGTTCGGAGACCGCGACCAACTCATCGCGGAGGCCCGCCAGCGCCTGGCCGACAATCCCGCCCAGTACGTCGATCACATCTTCGGGTTGAGCGAGGTAGGCGGGACCTCCGTGCTCATGCTCGCCGGCGTCCCCTTCGAGCGCTTCGACATGCGCAGCGACTTCATCCAGGAACCGCTGCCGATGCTCACTTACCGCGTGCTCTCCCGCATCCCGGACCTGGTGACCGTGGGCAGTGTGTTGCTGGGTGGCGTCTGGTGGATCACCCACCGCCGGGCCGAAGTCGCGGCCGCTGAAGGCGGCGACGCCAGGTCCGATGGAAAGAAGGAGAAGAATCCATGACCAGCAAGCTGCCGCGCTTCACCTTCTGGCGGGGTGTCTTCCTCTTCGTGATGCTGGCTGGAATGTACGCTGCCTGGGTCCGCTTCACGCAAGGCCTGGGAGCTTCCACCAACTTGAGCGACCGGTTCCCCTGGGGCATTTGGATCGGCTTCGACGTCCTGTGCGGAGTCATGCTGGCCGCCGGGGGCTTCACCCTCATGGCCGCCGTGCACATCTTGAACGTCGAGCGCTTCCAGCCTATCGTGCGGCCCACGCTGCTGACTGCGTTCCTCGGCTACGTCCTGGTCGTGGTGGCGCTGTTGTTCGACCTCGGACGCCCTTACCGCATCTGGCATCCGCTGGTGATGTGGAACCCGCGCTCCGTCATGTTCGAGGTGGCCTGGTGCGTCATGCTCTATACCACCGTGCTCAGCCTGGAGTTTGCGCCGGTGGTCTTCGAGCGCCTGCGCCTGGAGCGCCCTATGCGCATCCTGCGCGCCATCTCCATCCCGCTGGTGATTGCCGGCGTCATCCTCTCCACCCTGCATCAGTCTTCGCTGGGCAGCTTGTACCTCATCGTTCCGGAGAAGCTGCATCCGTTCTGGTACACGCCGCTGTTGCCGGTGTTCTTCTTCATTTCCGCCATCGCCGTCGGCCTGGCTATGACCATTTTCGAGTCCTCGCTGAGCTCCAAGCACTTCCGCCGCCAGCTCGAGTTGCCGCTGCTGCAGGAACTGGGGCGCATCCTCACCGTCGTTCTGGGCGTCTACCTGGTGCTGCGTTTGCAGGATCTGTATCACCGCGGCGCATTGCGCAAGGTCTTGGAACCGGGCTACGAAACCTGGCTCTTCCTGCTGGAAATGGCCTTGGCGCTCGTCGTCCCGCTCATCCTGCTGCTGAGCCGGCGCCTGCGGGAGAGTCGCGGCGGACTGTATCTGGCAGCCGTCCTGGTCGTGCTGGGCTTCATCACCAACCGCCTGAACGTGAGCATCACCGGGATGGAAGCCGCGGCCGGCGTGCGCTACCTCCCCAAGTGGACGGAAGTCGCCGTCACCGGCGCCATCATCGCCGCCGGCTTCTTCATCTTCGCCCTGGCCGCCCGGTATTTGGCCATCTTCCCGGAGGAGCGGGTGCCGCTGGAGCGGCCGGTGCCGCAAGAGCTGACCCATGTCGCTGCTGACTGAGTCCTCGCGGCCTCCCGCCTGGAAGCGCCTGGGCCGCAGCCTGAGCGCCAAGCTCATCCTGCTGCTCCTGGCGGCCATGCTGGTTGTCTTCGGCGTGCTTGGCTACTTGAACATCCGGCTGCATCGCCGGCACCTCGAGCAGGCCACGTTGCTCTCCGCCGAGCGCGTCAGCGACGTGCTCAAACGCTCCACTTCCTACTACATGATGCGCAACGACCGCGAAGGCCTGTACCACATCATCGGGACCATCGCCCAGGAACCGGGCATGGAGCGCGTTCGCATCTTCAACAAGGAAGGCCGCATCAGCTTCTCGACCGACGTGAGCGAAGTCAACCAGTATGTGGACAAACGGGCCGAGGCCTGCTACGCCTGCCATACCCAGGCGCAGCCCCTCACCCGCCTCGACCGCCCCGATCGCTTCCGCATCTACCGCGCCGCCGACCACCGCGTACTGGGCATTATCAATCCCATCGAGAATCAGCCGGCTTGTTCGAACGCCGCCTGCCACGCTCATCCTGCGGAGCAGAAGATCCTGGGCGTGCTGGACACCAACCTCTCCCTGGCCCGCGCCGATGCCAGTCTGGCGGAAGGCACCCGGCAGATGCTCCTTTATACCGTGTTCGCTGTGGCGGGCGTCCTGGTGCTGATCGGCCTGTTTGTGTGGGAGGTTGTGCACCGCCCGGTCAAGGTCCTGCGAGCGGGCACCGACCGGCTGGCCCGCGGCGACCTCGGCTACCAGATCGATATCCGCTCGCACGACGAATTGGGTGAACTGGCGTCGTCCTTCAACCGCATGAGCCGCGACCTGCGCGAAGCGCGCTCCGAACTCACCGCCTGGACCCGCACCCTGGAAGAACGCGTCCAGCAGAAGACCAGCGAGCTGAAGGCCGCCCATGAGCAGATGTTGCAGGCGGAGAAGTTGGCTTCGCTCGGCAAGCTCGCCGCGGTGGTCGCCCACGAGATCAACAACCCGCTCTCCGGCATCCTCACCTACGCCAGGCTGCTGCGCCGCTGGGCCGAACGCGGCGAGGACGGCGAAAGCAAGCGGGAGGAGATCCGCGCCTCCCTGGAACTGATCGAGTCCGAAAGCCGCCGCTGCGGCGACATCGTGCGCAACCTCCTCAGCTTTGCCCGCACCGGTCCCATGAACCTGGTCTGGGCCGACCTGAACACCATCGTGGATCGCTGCCTGCGCCTGGTGAAGCACCAGTTGGAGCTGAACTCTATCCAGCTTCACACTGACCTCGCTCCCGAACTGCCACGTGTGCCTTGTGACTCCGCGCAGGTCGAGCAGATGTTGCTGGCGCTGGTGATGAACGCCATCGACGCCATGCCCCGCGGCGGCAACCTCCGTTTGCGCACCCGCTTGCTGCCCGAGTCCGGCCAGGTCCAATTGCAGGTTGCGGACGACGGCCTCGGCATTCCGCCCGAACTGCTGCCGCGCATGTTCGAGCCCTTCGTCACCACTAAGGAAGAGCGGCACGGCGTGGGCCTCGGTCTGGCCATCAGCCGCAACATCGTGGAGCGCCACCAGGGCAGCATCCACGTCGAATCCGAGCCCGGCAAAGGAACGACCTTCACCGTCGTCCTGCCGCTGGGCGCGGAGAACCCGGCCGCCGCCTCCGCAGCGGCCGCCATCGTGAGGTGAAGCCGTGAATGACCGGAGCACTCTGCTGATCGTGGACGATGAACTGAGCGTGCGCGACTCGCTGGGCAAATGGTTCCGCGAGGAAGGCTACGAGATCGGCGCCGCCGAGAACGCCAGCCAGGCCCTGGCCCGCCTGGCCGAGCGCCGCTGGGACCTGGCGCTGGTCGATGTCAAGATGAGCGGCACCGATGGCATCGAGCTGCAGCGCCGCATGCGCGAGATCGACCCCGACATGCTGGTCATCATCATGACCGGGTACGCTTCCGTGGAGACCGCCGTCGCGGCGCTGAAGAGCGGCGCCTACGACTACGTCACCAAGCCGCTCGATCCCGATGAACTCGCTCATCTCGTCCGCAACGCTATCTCCCACCGCCGCGCCCAGCAGGAAGTCGGCCACCTCCGCGCGACCGTCACCGAAGCCTGCCGCCCGCCCGACCTGGTCGGCCAGAGCGCCGCCATGCGCCGCGTCCTCGACGCCATTGAAACCGTCGCCCCCACCGACGCCACCGTGCTCATCACCGGCGAAAGCGGCACCGGAAAGGAACTCGTCGCCCGCACCGTTCATGCCATGGGTCCGCGCCGTTTCCATCCCATGGTCGTGATCCACTGCGGCGCACTGACGGAAACCCTGCTGGAGAGCGAGCTTTTCGGCCACGAGAAGGGCGCCTTCACCGGAGCCCAGTACCGCAAGAAAGGCAAGTTCGAAGTGGCGGAAGGCGGCACTGTCTTTTTGGACGAGATCGGCGACATCTCGCTCAAGACCCAGACCGACCTCCTGCGCGTCCTGCAGGAGCGTGAGATTGTCCGCGTCGGCGGCACCCAGCCCATCCGGGTGGACTTCCGCTGTATCGCGGCCACCAACCGCTCGCTGGAAAAGTTGATTGAGGAGCGCGTCTTCCGCCCCGACCTCTATTACCGCCTCAACGTCTTCCGCATCGAGATTCCACCCCTGCGCGAGCGCCGTGAAGATATTCCGCTGCTCGTCGACCACTTCGTTCGCAAGTTCTCGCTCTCCATGAACAAGCGCATCCATCGCGTCGTTCCCGAAGCCATCGCGCTACTCGAGCAGCAGGAGTGGCCCGGCAACGTCCGCGAGCTGGAAAACGCCGTCGAGCGCGCCATGGTCGTGGCCCAGGAGCCCGAACTCCGCGTGCAGGACTTCCTCCTCAAGCCGGCCCCCGGCCTCAATGAGCCCCGCACGCTGGAGGACGCCGAGCGCATCCACATCCTGCGCGTGCTCGAACAGTGCGGCTGGAACCAGACCCGCGCTGCCGATGTGCTGGGCATCGATCGCGTCACTCTGCACAACAAGCTCAAGAAGTACGGCTGGACCCGGCCTGCGGCCGTCAACCAATGAACTTTCTCCATCTGCTGCCGGTGGGCAACGTCGAGGCCGCTTGGCTCGAGGGCCTCCGTCCTGCCCTCGCCCAAGCCTTCGGCGTGCCCTGCCGGCTGCTCCCCGGCGCCCTGGATCCCGCCTTCGCCTTCCAGCCCAACCGGCAGCAGTACCACTCCACGGAGATTCTTGACCGCCTGCGTGCTCGCCTCCAGCCGGACACCTGGCGGCTCTTGGGCGTCACCTCCGCCGACCTCTGCATCCCCATCCTGACGTTCGTTTTCGGCGAGGCCCAGCTCAACGGCGCCTGTGCCCTGGTTTCCACCCATCGCCTGCGCCAGGAGTTCTACGGACTGCCGCCCGACCCGGCGCTCCTCCGCGACCGCCTGCTCAAGGAAGCCATCCACGAGCTGGGCCACACCCTCGAGCTTCAGCATTGCGACGACTACACCTGCGCCATGGCTGCCGCCCATGCCGTCGAGTGGATTGACCTCAGGTCCCCGGGCTTCTGCCAGCATTGCCGCGCCCGCATCCTCAGCCAGCAGGCGGAGAAACAATGGGTAAGCGCCCGTTGAGTTCTTCATCACCCGCCGTTGTGAATTGCAGCAGTCGCTAACCGACTGAACCTACTGCCCAGCCGTACCAATCTCCCGTCGTGCTCTTGTTGACGGCGTTGAGTTATTCAACAACGCGCCGTCAAGAATCGCCTCTTCCGCCCGCGCGATTTATGCAGAGAAGATTCTCTATTTCCTTTGTTTCGAGCGCGATGAACGCACCGCCCGCCTTGTGTCGCAGTCCTGGCCGCTCGCTTGCTTCTCTAAGGGTGGCAACTGTCACCGAGACGCTCGACAGCCGCCGGAGGTGCCTTATGGTTGTGCTACTCGTCATCGCCACGTTCGCAATCTTGTTGCTCATCGACTACCTGCGCAGCCCTCAACCGGTTCTCGCGCTGCAGCCGCGCCCAGCCGTTCCGCCCGCGCCGGAAGTTGCGGTGCCCCGTACGCGGCCGGCGCTGGTGAATGGTTTCTTTTTGCCGGAGAATCTCCGCTACCACCCCGGTCACGCCTGGGCGCTGAGCGAAGGCCCGCAACTGGTGCGCGTCGGCCTCGACGACTTCGCCGCGCGCCTCACCGGTAAGCTCGACCGCCTCACGCTCCCGCAGCGCGGCCAGTGGCTCCGCCAGGGCGAGAAAACCTGGACCCTGCACCGCGACGGTGCCGCCGTCGACATGGTTTCCCCCATCGAAGGCGAGGTCACCGACGTCAACCCGGCCCTTCTCCTCGATCCCGATCTGGCGCGGCGCGATCCCTACGGTGAAGGCTGGCTGCTCACCGTGAAGGCGCCCGATGCCAGGACCAGCTTCCGCAATCTGTTGGGCGGTTCGCTCGCCCGCTTCTGGATGGAGGATTCGGCCCGGCGCCTGCAGCGGCATGTGCCCGAGGCCCTGGGTGCTGTCGCACAGGACGGCGGCGTAGCTCTGGCCGACCTGACCACCCACATGCCCGATGCCCAATGGACCAGGCTGGCTCGCGAGTTCTTCCTCTCCTGAAGGAATCGCGGCCGATGCCGCCGCAACCGGGCAACCTCCGCCGCGCCGGTCGAAAACTCGACCGGCGCGGCCTGCGTGCCATCATGGCTCATCATCTCAGGCCTGCGATAATGCAAGCGCCGTGCTCTCTCATGGAACGTTCAGGTACTGTAGGTTCGTATCAGGGCACGGCTTCAGCCGTGCCGAAGCGCCTCTGAAGATTGGGGGCTTCAGCCCCAGGAAAGAAAGACACGAACGCCACGTGCACGACGTTCTGATCATCGGCGGCGGAATCGTCGGTCTCGCCACCGCTCTCGAAGTCACCCGCCGCCAACCCGCGCAGCCCGTCCTCGTCCTGGAGAAAGAGCCGCGCCTGGCCGCTCACCAGAGCGGCCGCAACAGCGGCGTCATCCACTCCGGCATCTACTACCGCCCCGGCTCGCTCAAAGCCAGGCTCTGTGTGGAAGGCGCGGCCGCCATGGTCGCCTTCTGCCGCGAGCACGGCATTCCCCATCGGGTCTGCGGCAAGCTCGTGGTCGCCACCGATTCCCAAGAAGCCGCCGCGCTCGGCGCCCTCTTTCGCCGCGGCAACGAAAACGGCGTGCCCGGCCTCGAGCTGGTCGGTCCTGAGCGCATCCGCGCCCTGGAGCCGCACTGTGCCGGAGTGGCAGCGCTCTACGTGCCCGGCGCCGCCATCACCGACTATGCAGCCGTCACGGAAAAATACGCCGAACTCGTCCGAGCCTCTGGCAGCGAAGTGCGCACCGGCGCGCGGGTCCATGCCATCCGCCGGCACAGCGGTCGGACCATCGTCGAAACCACCGCCGGCGAGTTCACCGCCCACCGGCTGATCAACTGCGCCGGCCTGCATTCCGACCGGGTGGCTCGCCTCGCCGGCGCCGACCCCGGCGTCATCATCGTGCCCTTCCGCGGCGAGTACTACCAACTGGTGCCGGAAAAGCGTGCCTTGGTCCGCGGACTCATCTATCCCATGCCCGACCCCAAGTACCCGTTTCTCGGAGTCCACCTCACCAGCCATCTCGACGGCCGCGTCACCGCTGGACCCAACGCTGTGCTGGCCCTTAAGCGCGAGGGTTATCGCAAGACCGATATCGATCCGGCCGACACCCTCTCACTCCTCAGCAGCGCAGCCTTCTGGCTGATGTGCGCGCGCTATTGGCCCGGCGGCCTCGACCAGATGTATCGCTCCTGGAGCAAGCGCGCCTTTACCCGCAAGCTGCAGCGGCTGCTGCCCGAGGTTCAGGAATCGGATCTCGTGCCGGACAAGACCGGTGTGCGCGCCCAGGCCGTGGACCGTGACGGGAAACTCGTGGACGATTTCCGTATCGTCCGCGACCAGACCATCATCCACGTCCTCAACGTCCCCTCGCCCGCCGCTACGGCATCGCTAGCCATAGGCAAAGTCATCGCGCAGATGCTGGACGAGATGGCCTGACCACGCCACACGTAAGTCGCCACACGAAAGCGTAGT
This portion of the Terriglobales bacterium genome encodes:
- the hybB gene encoding Ni/Fe-hydrogenase cytochrome b subunit, translating into MTSKLPRFTFWRGVFLFVMLAGMYAAWVRFTQGLGASTNLSDRFPWGIWIGFDVLCGVMLAAGGFTLMAAVHILNVERFQPIVRPTLLTAFLGYVLVVVALLFDLGRPYRIWHPLVMWNPRSVMFEVAWCVMLYTTVLSLEFAPVVFERLRLERPMRILRAISIPLVIAGVILSTLHQSSLGSLYLIVPEKLHPFWYTPLLPVFFFISAIAVGLAMTIFESSLSSKHFRRQLELPLLQELGRILTVVLGVYLVLRLQDLYHRGALRKVLEPGYETWLFLLEMALALVVPLILLLSRRLRESRGGLYLAAVLVVLGFITNRLNVSITGMEAAAGVRYLPKWTEVAVTGAIIAAGFFIFALAARYLAIFPEERVPLERPVPQELTHVAAD
- a CDS encoding ATP-binding protein, translating into MSLLTESSRPPAWKRLGRSLSAKLILLLLAAMLVVFGVLGYLNIRLHRRHLEQATLLSAERVSDVLKRSTSYYMMRNDREGLYHIIGTIAQEPGMERVRIFNKEGRISFSTDVSEVNQYVDKRAEACYACHTQAQPLTRLDRPDRFRIYRAADHRVLGIINPIENQPACSNAACHAHPAEQKILGVLDTNLSLARADASLAEGTRQMLLYTVFAVAGVLVLIGLFVWEVVHRPVKVLRAGTDRLARGDLGYQIDIRSHDELGELASSFNRMSRDLREARSELTAWTRTLEERVQQKTSELKAAHEQMLQAEKLASLGKLAAVVAHEINNPLSGILTYARLLRRWAERGEDGESKREEIRASLELIESESRRCGDIVRNLLSFARTGPMNLVWADLNTIVDRCLRLVKHQLELNSIQLHTDLAPELPRVPCDSAQVEQMLLALVMNAIDAMPRGGNLRLRTRLLPESGQVQLQVADDGLGIPPELLPRMFEPFVTTKEERHGVGLGLAISRNIVERHQGSIHVESEPGKGTTFTVVLPLGAENPAAASAAAAIVR
- a CDS encoding sigma-54 dependent transcriptional regulator yields the protein MNDRSTLLIVDDELSVRDSLGKWFREEGYEIGAAENASQALARLAERRWDLALVDVKMSGTDGIELQRRMREIDPDMLVIIMTGYASVETAVAALKSGAYDYVTKPLDPDELAHLVRNAISHRRAQQEVGHLRATVTEACRPPDLVGQSAAMRRVLDAIETVAPTDATVLITGESGTGKELVARTVHAMGPRRFHPMVVIHCGALTETLLESELFGHEKGAFTGAQYRKKGKFEVAEGGTVFLDEIGDISLKTQTDLLRVLQEREIVRVGGTQPIRVDFRCIAATNRSLEKLIEERVFRPDLYYRLNVFRIEIPPLRERREDIPLLVDHFVRKFSLSMNKRIHRVVPEAIALLEQQEWPGNVRELENAVERAMVVAQEPELRVQDFLLKPAPGLNEPRTLEDAERIHILRVLEQCGWNQTRAADVLGIDRVTLHNKLKKYGWTRPAAVNQ
- a CDS encoding archaemetzincin family Zn-dependent metalloprotease, with the translated sequence MNFLHLLPVGNVEAAWLEGLRPALAQAFGVPCRLLPGALDPAFAFQPNRQQYHSTEILDRLRARLQPDTWRLLGVTSADLCIPILTFVFGEAQLNGACALVSTHRLRQEFYGLPPDPALLRDRLLKEAIHELGHTLELQHCDDYTCAMAAAHAVEWIDLRSPGFCQHCRARILSQQAEKQWVSAR
- a CDS encoding glycine cleavage system protein H translates to MVVLLVIATFAILLLIDYLRSPQPVLALQPRPAVPPAPEVAVPRTRPALVNGFFLPENLRYHPGHAWALSEGPQLVRVGLDDFAARLTGKLDRLTLPQRGQWLRQGEKTWTLHRDGAAVDMVSPIEGEVTDVNPALLLDPDLARRDPYGEGWLLTVKAPDARTSFRNLLGGSLARFWMEDSARRLQRHVPEALGAVAQDGGVALADLTTHMPDAQWTRLAREFFLS